Genomic window (Paenibacillus sp. 37):
AAGTCAGGAATTGCGGGAGCAGGGCGTGAAGATGAAGCTGAGCGCCGTGCGTCGCGTTGTGGAAGGCAAACGTGTGGTTATGATTGACGACTCCATCGTACGGGGAACGACCTCCCGGCGGATCGTGAACATGCTGCGTGATGCAGGAGCAACGGAAGTTCATGTACGCATTACATCGCCACCTTTCAAAAACCCTTGTTTCTATGGCATTGATACACCGGACAGCCGCGAATTGATCGCCTCACAGCTGTCGGTGGAAGAAATCTGTCGTGAAATTAATGCGGACTCCTTGGAGTTCCTCAGTCCCGATGGACTGATTGCATCCATTCAGGGAGATAATCAGGATGATCCCAAGGGCGGGCTTTGCCTCGCATGTTTTGATAATGATTACCCAACCCGCCTCGACTTTGGCGGCGAAGAAAAATTCGGTTGCAGCTGTTAATGCATGCGGATGAGAAAGAGTTATAACGAAGGTGACGTGTTCTTGATTCCGATGAAGGATGGCCGATTTGCGGTATGCCAGGTGGTATGCACACTTAAAGGTCGTTTTAAAAAGACATTTTCGTTCGGCGTGATGAGCATTCAGCGTGACGAAACCGAAAAGTTGGAAGATGGCGATTTTCTCTTCTATTCTTATGGGAACCGTAGAAGCAACGTTATATTCACTTCTCCGGCCAATATCCGAAACGGATCGTGGAGGATCGTGGGTAACACACCTTTGACGCCCGAAAAGGAAAAGCTGAAAGTGTTTCAGTGTGCCGGACATTTATACTGCGGTGATGAGTACATTCGTAACCTCCCGATAGAAGAGTATAGTCAGTTTAATACGCTCGGCGTGGCTGGGTTTGAATTGGTACAAAACCATCTGTTAGAGATGGAGCAAGGATAGGTAGGTTGAACTTAACATAGACACGATAAAAGCTGGAGATAACGGCAATCGAAAGGTTGTCCAGTCATCGAAGAGGTACGTGTTAATACGCTGGTTCAATTTTTATAAGATACGAAGGGTGTGATGGTTGTGTCCGAAGCATATAAAAAGGCCGGCGTCGATATCGCGGCAGGTAATGAAGCGGTTGAACGGATGAAAAAACACGTGAAGCGTACCTTCCGTCCGGAAGTGATGACAGATCTGGGTGGATTCGGTGCCCTGTTCGGTTTGAACAAAGATAAATACGATGAGCCTGTACTTGTATCGGGTACGGATGGCGTAGGCACCAAGCTGAAGATTGCATTTGCCATGGACCGTCACGATACCATCGGAATTGACGCGGTAGCCATGTGTGTGAACGACATTGTGGTACAGGGTGCAGAACCACTCTTCTTCCTCGACTATCTGGCATGTGACAAAGTCATTCCTGAGAAGATCGAAGCTATTGTTGCGGGTATCGCTGAAGGCTGTCATCAATCGGGTTGTGCGCTGATTGGTGGCGAGACGGCAGAGATGCCGGGCATGTACAGTGAAGGCGAATACGATATTGCCGGATTCACGGTGGGCATCGTGGACAAAGCAAAGATCATCAACGGCACAACCATCGCCCCTGGCGACACTGTGATTGGATTGGCCTCTAGCGGTGTACACAGTAACGGATTCTCGCTGGTACGCAGACTTTTGTTGGAAGATGCGGGACTTGATCTGCATGATGAAGTAGCGGAACTGGGCGGTAAGCTGGGGGATTCCCTGCTGGAACCTACGAAAATCTATGTTAAACCCCTGTTGTCCCTGCTGGAAAAGGTAAAAGTAAAAGGCATGGCACACATTACAGGTGGTGGCTTCATCGAGAATATCCCACGTATGTTGCCGAGCAACGTGAATGTGGATATTAACTACGGCTCTTGGCCGATCCTGCCGATCTTCAACCTGTTACAGGAAAAGGGATCTGTCTCGAACCGTGACATGTTCACCACATTTAACATGGGTGTTGGGCTTGTACTGGTCGTTAATGAAGCAGATGCAACGGAAGCACTGCAACAATTGAAAGCATCTGGTGAAGAAGCGTACATCATTGGCCGTGTTACTGAAGGAGATGCGCGAGTAACCTTCACAGGAGCGGATGTTTAATGGCGAACTACCGCATAGCTGTATTTGCCTCGGGTGAAGGGACCAACTTTCAGTCATTGGTTGATGCAGTACGAAACGGT
Coding sequences:
- a CDS encoding immunity 26/phosphotriesterase HocA family protein; protein product: MRKSYNEGDVFLIPMKDGRFAVCQVVCTLKGRFKKTFSFGVMSIQRDETEKLEDGDFLFYSYGNRRSNVIFTSPANIRNGSWRIVGNTPLTPEKEKLKVFQCAGHLYCGDEYIRNLPIEEYSQFNTLGVAGFELVQNHLLEMEQG
- the purM gene encoding phosphoribosylformylglycinamidine cyclo-ligase, with translation MSEAYKKAGVDIAAGNEAVERMKKHVKRTFRPEVMTDLGGFGALFGLNKDKYDEPVLVSGTDGVGTKLKIAFAMDRHDTIGIDAVAMCVNDIVVQGAEPLFFLDYLACDKVIPEKIEAIVAGIAEGCHQSGCALIGGETAEMPGMYSEGEYDIAGFTVGIVDKAKIINGTTIAPGDTVIGLASSGVHSNGFSLVRRLLLEDAGLDLHDEVAELGGKLGDSLLEPTKIYVKPLLSLLEKVKVKGMAHITGGGFIENIPRMLPSNVNVDINYGSWPILPIFNLLQEKGSVSNRDMFTTFNMGVGLVLVVNEADATEALQQLKASGEEAYIIGRVTEGDARVTFTGADV